tttaccAATcacaatttaggttttgaagcctaacttcctttttagaggtattcccttcaaatacggtttctaagatatcccatgaatctttagaccgagtgcacgtagtcacatggtgctgaagatctggggtaatgacatgtatgatagcatttatgTTGTCAAAAATTTTCTTTGCACCAAGAATCTCATCAGCCTCatacctaccaatatcctttgcaactgtTACACCGTCTATTGTAACCAATTGAGGATTATAACCATTGACAAaatgaacccatgattgaaaatcacgtgcttggagaaaggaacgcataaaaaatttccaccataagtaatttgagtcattgaagattggcggtacgtttatagagatggtgcttctgtccatagagtcagattgctataaacacagacttatgaggtctttaacgtgtttgcctgctctgataccaattgaaaaagcgggggtctaacaaccagacccaatatttcgttaggcaaactgtatggactaactccaatataattccacgagaatcaactagacaatcagactcaatcaaggaaaatatatccaagagttatatatatgtttctcaatataatcaggaaatcaaacagataggatccgtgagcctgattattatgagaaacaacttgaacggtaccaaagaccaatgttcaagtatcaatcaatttcaaccaacaaccaaaggttgaatttatcaattgattgaactacgcacaacctgtgatatttcaattatataaacaaatataatgcggaaaagaaataacacagacactagaaattttgttcacgaggaaaccgcatttttgaacaccacattgtattaagccgctacagactctagcctactacaagttaacttcggactggaatgtagttgagccataaccaatctcacattgattaaggtacagtcgcattccttgcacctctgaatcccaacatgacttacacacttgattcccttatctgatctcacccacaaccaagagttgctacgacccaaagtcgaagacttgataaacaaatttgtctcccacagaaaagtctattctgatagataaatttgtctcccacagaaatacctacgaagtttttatttcgtcttttgataaatcaaggtgaacaggaactaattgataatctggtcttatattcccgaagaacaacctagaaatatcaatcacctcacaataacttaactatatgatagtaaaacaagttattgttgaatcacaaagaatgagactaagagatttatgattactttttatatcttacctatcggagataaatctcgagcaaatcttagagaagattgaaaaggcgagggtacccaaatatacctcaagctaaaacttttcctacctataagtcatttctccgaaagtgattgtctatggactgagtcgagacaatacaactaatcggttcacacttcgtgtgattttctatggatacgagatcgagacaatataacaacgaagtatgtttacttgatacaaaggttcggacttaaccaaacacaataggattgcttatcaagtaaataggaattaacgtttgtgtaatttactttaattataataaaacaattataatgcggaaaataaaagtaaatgacacaacaagattttgttaacgaggaaaccgcaaatgcagaaaaaccccgggacctagtccagaattgaatactctcaggattaagacgctacacaaaattacacctaacttcgtatagttgagaccaagtaactaaccctatagttcacttagttccgtctatattcccacgcctccgacctatgaataagtcacgtactcggaacaatccctttggttcgtattccaaacagtaaaggaacaagaaatttgtttggtatcaactctactcAACCtggtgatatgagttggacaaaggctcttccgtttatcttaacataaactccttcgtcgggtctagatctatcttatgttcaatcaccctaaggtaatcgtttatgattaagccaacaacacctttaatccgaagaaccgtgttgatgacgatctactcaattaatcaatccaatctaccacaaggatacaccgattattaattggatcctcttttaccgaaacaagtattgtgcacaccaaagattataaaacccaagtcagatcttcaatatcttctttgtcttcaaatcttcttaaatcttcaacaaaaacctgcacacaatcacttgaatctcttgtgatcaatcatgcacagaacggagtctgttaacaatggattatcacaagatcgtatttagaactaacaacagtctaaagatccctgtcgaaactctgaactagtttgagtgaatcttatatcataagagaagattctcaagaataaacaaactaggtgcaatcagatttcaaccaccgttagtcaatcaaatcaatcgaaaacaaagactttaaaacgggtcgcgctagagcttctcaatcccaaaaaagactttaaaaggagcgaccgtaagagatttcacctaattagattactctcctctccgataggcggctacaccagtaacaaagacaaaagaggaagtctgttgttacgaaggattagtttgctagaaaggcaaacttcgtgtatttatagacaaggaagtttggacaccaaggaatttccaaaaccaaaaatattctcacgatattcataaatgcacagattcggttttcataattcctggaaatgctttgtccaaaaataacaatcgaaatctcttggaaaatataattagtaaatgcacattactaattctgtaatttccatacaaattaaattaataaccttaattaaaagattattaacttatttttgtttcgatcctgggattctcttcccttagcctttaaggaatatttttgaacagttatagaaataaacattctcagcacgtgttcaaagtttgtcgacatctttactttgtaagttctcttccacagttacaaccttgaaaccgatttgccacacttccaaacaagtttataattggttcatctgactttcaagaactatgtgattgatcaaatcaacattcaataacaatcatgggtttacggttctaccaaaaaaagtttcggttctacctccatgtgagtactacgcatagtcacactagcttcccaaaagattcggttgactaggtactaggatcggttccccacatatatatggtatctaacttatatgtgttgcacatgtcacaggatcggttcccctttctgctgtaaaccttgctgcaccccatacaaggatcggttccccttgatgtattgcaccccttacaaggatcggttccccctttcccatactaggatcggttcccctttcccttacaaggatcggttccccttcccttacaaggatcggtcccctttccccaaggcagacataatccgatcataccaaggtgattacttaagattggttttactaataaaagttataccaatacaaaagtcaggcctttgtgaatagttctaccaaaaacacaacaagttgttagcggttctactttatcacacatattggttgttcataatatatgcaatgaataacaaaaacaataacacctgtcaatttccttttcggttcacaaaacaagtttatgaacttacttccttagaacacatgtaaacattgttccctaggatgaaatcctcacctcatacccatacaaaattacaatagcattcaaattattatggcgatgtcttatctactaattttaatggttaagcaataaacctcgtattgtattccttaatactatgtctatatagagttcaaatattttcgcagttatgttttcaatatgcacgcttgaaagatacgttagggaatgaaacagttcaagtaaaatatcactaacctaaagtggaaggatgattgttgtcgttgtagctccttacttcttcacatcttcaagtcttcgctatacttgtaatgtctcatatcctaatactttcaagctaacctatacaaagtttaactttagtacataatcaagagactcttaacatgagttttgattcactaaaatatgacaaccaaacttgacataccaacgcttggtgggttcaaccgagccatgctctaacaaagatagtactcagtacgatagaacaagtaagatcagaacaatcaactagaaagaaaatagttgggtctggtttcagaatcccaaggaagtattcaagtcgttaacctataatggtattaggaaaaacctaggttaaaggagaatcgactccagtcgcaactagtatcacacaggaggtgtggggattaggttttccagttgctagagttctcccttatatagtcttcaaatcagggtttgataactttgtaacaaagcaatcaatgttcaccgttggatgaaaacctgatttaagattcaagctaagtttgcacaaaaccaaagaaatatctctccactgttagatggtcttagcttgttacacacaaatgaaatatacctttatttagatatgggtaactgtacctaaacatgtatattgagttatCTTAATAACAGtttaccgaagttagccatatgaactcttttgtcttaaccatgttcatcttgacagatcaaatgataatctaattgtgttactcatagaattgttcaattgtttatattctcatagaagtatacaagacacaattgaagcaaaatcggattgattcaaaagaatcagatcaTGAACATTTTAtacacagtttgcaaagattgcattccttaatatataaatgtatttgtttatgagtatgaaatcatacttaaccgattttataacttaatCACATAAGtctgcaaacgggtacacaaaatTAAGTTCCGGACTTGATCATTTCCGACAGTTCACAAATGGGTACACATATTGTCGTTCCAGACCAaattcaggtgaaacagttttcaaacaggtacgcaaactttgttctcggactttgacagttaaaaccgttcgcttacgggtatgcatacttggttcccggacttgaattattcttacaacagtttgcatacgggtatgcatactgtgctctATCCAtacaatgattaattgttctaaactctcatttcaatcattgaaacattcttagaagacgacaatagctgtctcacacaaactattagcttataagcaattttcaagtgatcgaatgatcaatacgaaacatttcgagtctacatcaaatgactgtctcacacaaatcatgtaagatgttacaaggcgattttcacatgatcatcttttgactttcgtcaagaataatgatgaacgtagttaaagcaaaaaagcttttcaacacatatttcgagaaagatataagcgagtttaACTCAGctggaaatatcaaatgtgtataatgtaaagtctatatagatatacgaattagtctcaataggagatagaatagaatatacttctgagtgatagatgagttcaagtctccacataccttttgttgatgaaattcctccaagctccccttagtagatcttcgtcttcaatcgatgaacatcatgaagtctaaagctcaactacacatttatcTTAATCTGAGACTttgttataagtagactagaaataaagacttatagttttgacaattaaacttgacaaacaagcttgagatagaaacgcttgcgagttcgaccaagcagtgctctaacattactATAAACCATTTTTGGACAAAACTTGCCGTGAATTTATTCAGAATCGGTCTATGTGAACAACGATGTTATCCGATTCTAGATGAAATAAATTACAGAAAAACAGACAACTTTTAATTCCTTAATCGGGCTACATATTGTCTAACATGATCCGATTGTGGTCCATTTCCACTCTACATAAACTCTTAAAATTTAAACTAGAATGGTACTAGACTACCACATTGATCTTGTAACTGCATAAAACGAACTTCTCTATTTCTTAGTGCGAGATTCAACTATCAATGCGCTTCGAAATGATAAAATatctctcctctccacttggtatAAGCATCCTGTGCCGAAAACCTGTCACCTCTGCGCCTagcgagaaactcgttgtacttGGAGCACAATTTCTTAACGTGAAATCGTCCTTGAAAAAACGTGGGCTGGATCATATTGATAGAGTGGTTTTTTGTACTTACCGTCCATTGTTCGAACAAAAGGGCCTAATGaaacttgaatccaaaatatACTCTCGTGTTAATGTTTTTCGAAAATATCCCGGACTATGTAATAATTTTTAACCcgttcggtctcttcctcaacatccTTCAATCTTTTCCTTAGTTGGAATTGGTCTTCACCTTGTTTCTTTGCCTTGAGTACGTCTTCTTCTTCCACCACAGCACTTGACGATGATGTGGTAGTTCGTTTGGTTCTCTTAATTATGTCTTTAATTGAAATGGTAGTTGACGAAGATGGAGTAGTTCGTTTTCATCTTCCAAGTATGTGTTCGAATGAGttggtagttgatgatgatggatTTGACATCTTAGAATGAAAAAATGAACAAtggagaaatattttttttgaaaagagaatAGGTTATCCTCTTTATATACACAAGGGACTAACGACtataatttcaaaaataaaatagccGTTAACGGTAACAATCGGATTATATAGACGCACGAATAGTCCGATTGTGAATTTGGAATAATGGGAAATAGCTACCTTTCCATAATTGGTTTACATACGAGGCACATAAAAACCGATTCTTGGTTTCTCTATAAACCCAAACTTGGgccaagaatcggtttatgtgtgcacTAGCGTAAACCGATTGTGGTTAATGTTCATCACGCCAACCCAGAATTGGTTTACGTAGGTGTATAATAAAAACCGATTTCATGTAACATCAATTACAATCGGACTAATCTAgtgcacacataaaccgattcggGTTGATTTTCAGAATATTTAATGAGTGAATTTCAAAGATTTAGAGTTAAATTATTGTTGAGTTCCTCTTAGAAGGAATGGATTAatgggatttaactcaatcacttgaattgtttgttttcgaaaaaaaatcaaaacccaaaacaaaaataattataattcagttgttgtttgtgattgattaagttttagtttttattttgatggaaattgaaaaaaGAATTGAGTTTTGTATCTGTTAATCGAATaattatgattttgtatttgttttagaaTGATTAAGGTTTCTTTAAAGGGTAATTTagtattttaccatattttagaCACCCCATATCCTTCTTTTTAGGTTGGTTGAAGAAATTTATAGGTCCCAAATAATCACAAtaggccccaaactagccagGCAAATTATCTCCAAATCATGAATAATTTACTAAATAATACTAAATTTACATTCTGTCAAAACGAAATTCAAATTTTCACGTCCCAACTTTTCCAACATGTTGAACATGACTGTTAATGAATGTACCAGTTTAGAGAGGCATACTAAAACCCGTATTCTTTTTGTCTTACATGAACTTTCATACCATCTCCAGCTGAATCCCCTGAATTGCTAAGTAGGGCAGGGGTAAGTAGGGCTTAAAAAAAGAACCTTGTTTAGGGCATACGTAAAACTTTCagggcatactgaataaagacaaaaactgGTTGtaaatatcaattggttcttcttcttcaatcgaggGATTTGAAGACGATTTAGAACGCTCACTTCCTGCTTTTTGTTTTGTACGACCCATTATGTagttgagtttaatcgtcgattaaattttcgcgaatcgacgattaatcacggcgatgaaattttgttttctcgCGAGGTAGAGGAAGGGTTCGGCTAGAAaggaaaagatgaagaaatgatatagaaactgattttgattttcttaaaactgatttggtttttatattaAGGGTAAGGGTAGATTAGTAATTAAAACGGTtgaagggtatataggtaattaaaCTACCCAAAAGATACCCCTTGTAAGGGCACCCTAGATGAGATTATTGGTTTGTATGTCGTGAAAGTTTTAGGTATGCCCTAAAACAGGGTTCTAAAAAATGAAATTTCAGGTATGTAACTATGTAAGAAATAGGGGACCAACAAGGCCCACTGATTCAGAACCAACTACCGGCATCACAGTCTAGGCCATGAACATAAATCACCTGCGGATAACTTTCTGGACTATTCAAACTTCAAACTAATTATTTGGTCCAGGGTAATGTGTATCATTAGTAAGAGAGAACCTTTACAATGGTACAAGTTGGCGCCTTGGTGGCCTGGGACTTTAATGCTTCACTGGTCCGGTAGTATTCCCTACCAATACCAGACTCTAAAAACTAACTTAATATATTTGCTGGCCATTATTCTCGCGAGAGGAAGAACAACGGAAGTATGAAAATATACAGATAGAGGTTTTCACGAACATAAGTTACTTAACAAAGGAAGAAGAGCTCAACACCTCGATCTTAACACTAAGCTACAAGTCAGCAGTAGTAGCTGGTTCAATGAGTGTTAAATTGAGCAACTAAAGAATGTAGTCAATATTAACAGATCTAGAAGGGAGAGTTACAAAAAAGAGACGAAATTATTTTACTTGCCTAGGGATGTTACTGATAACTATCCATAAACTAACTGTGAAATTGAAAGTATCTAATCAAATATACAAAAGACCCAAAGGTGACTAACCTAAACCACCACCATGTCAAAGAGGGGCATTATTACAGATCAGTTGCTTGAATGGCGTGTTGGCAATTCAATCTCGCTCTGGTGCATCTCCAGAATCTTTTCTGACACTTAAATTTCCAGACCACACTCTATCTCCACTATTTtgattcagtttttctaattttgcATCCTGTAAACCCAAATGGTCTTGTTTGCCAAGAGAGGGATAAGTCTTTTTCGGACTTCCGGTAACTGGTGTACTTGATAAGAAGCTTGGCGTCGCAAATGGAGACGCATAAGGGGTAGTTTGAATTGAGAAAGGGCTTGGTGAGATTGGTTTCTGTATGGGAATACCACTCAACCCTCCCCTACCAAAAACAGATTTTGAATCCGCAGCTAAAGATTGCCTGGTTGCGTCGTCAACGTAAAGGAGATCATCAATCCTTGCCATTATATTGAATGCCAAGCTTTCCATCACCCTGGAATAGCTTTCGAGAATTGATTGCCCAACATCCTGgtattcaaagaaagaaagcaGTTCAACAACATACTGAATTTCTTGTTTAAAAAGCCTTAGTTACATATCCCTCCCTAGTTCCTATCTTCCTTAACAAGTGTGCCCTGTTAGGTTTTGTGTTGAAGACCCCAGAGCACCCAATTTCGGGTAATAAAATAAACATGATTGTGCCTTTGGTTGGATTACCACAGAATGATACTCTCTAAGCCATAAAATATAACCATAACGACACAAATTCATTTCCTCCTGTCAAAAATTTCAAGTCCGATCTAATCTGGTGTGAAACTAAAGGGCAGTTCAAGGAGATACCTTATTGTATTGGATCTTGTTCATGTCCAGCAAAGTCTGTGGAAGGCCAGGATAGCGGAGCCTTAAAGTCTGCAAGAGGGTCTGAGCTCTTTGCGCTAAAAGCTGACTCTTCCCCATATCAGAAACAAGGCCCTTGACCTTACCACCCCATGTTGAACGCCCAGCACTAACATGATGAGcacgttttttcttttctttcagccTCCAAACATGCACAGCAGCCTCAATTCTGTTTGCCAAATCCACAGTTTGGTGCTCTGACGATAAATCTAATGAATCAAGCAGTGACTCAGGGGAGAACCGTTGTGCAGTAATGCAGCGATATAGTATTTCACCCAAGCAGCATTTTCCATTCTGAGACAATAACAGAAACCATGTGAAGGCAGGaatcaaaagatttttttttactaaatcaGGTTCTTACTCTCACTGGAGTAGCAAAACTAGAAGACCAACAAAAGCTACCATGAAAATGCTTCACTCCCGTGAATAGCAAGTAGATGAAAATCATAGACAAGAAATTGCAGCAATCTATGTTCTATGTCGAGGAAAGAACTGAGCTAGTTGATAATCGACTGATTATAGATGTAAACTTGATAAACCCATAGCCGAAAACAAAAAACCACAAATTTTACTAAAACAATTACAGTATGTTGCAACAGATTGATTAACCAAGCTGCTatgcaaggaaaagaaagaatAACTACCAATGAGAATATATATACATCAAAGTGATGGTTACAAGAATTAGTAATCTAAATTAAAATGTTAAGTGCTCTCATTTTATATATACAAGATAGCATAAATATGcatatgaactaaattaataccCTTGTATGTTAAAGCAACATACACATCATAAGAGTCTATGGATAGAAGTGATTTGATGTTTTAACGAGACTGGTGCGAAGTAGCTTTGTGAACCACTCCATTATATTGCACAGAAACAGCAAAATCATGGCCGCATATGTGCCACAACGACATCCTATGCTTAATTATTGGTTACATGCACGACCCAAAGACAGAACAGTTAAACCTCTACGAATATAAATAGAAGTACTTGTTACTATTTATTCTTCTTAACTTTCCTGCTTCTCCTATCATATACAGATAAAATAGTTCAAAACAGACTACTATTAATACCTTGGGCAAGCTTTCCAAATATGCACTTGGGATTTCCATCTCAGCTAGTACACCACTATTTATCGCCATGGCAGCTTTAAGGATCTGATTCGTACATTCTCTACATTGCTGTAATCTCTTCCTTGAAACTTCTGATAACCCATCAGGAGGAA
This DNA window, taken from Papaver somniferum cultivar HN1 chromosome 3, ASM357369v1, whole genome shotgun sequence, encodes the following:
- the LOC113356967 gene encoding rop guanine nucleotide exchange factor 1-like — protein: MGSISSLEEDGMDQSERYGSYSISADVSESESSSSFTYNHNHYNDEGASSSFASSPLSTHPVVTKISGFPALMLPVIGGKDVVAWEEKSDKREPNLSEVDMMKERFAKLLLGEDMSGGGKGVCTALAISNAITNLSATVFGELWKLEPLAQQKKSMWCREMEWLLCVSDSIVELIPSIQEFPGGGTFEVMVTRPRSDLYVNLPALKKLDAMLLSMLDGFSETEFCYEQGIYLADANSGAVSRSPSIVGRPSVRQEEKWWLPCPMVPPDGLSEVSRKRLQQCRECTNQILKAAMAINSGVLAEMEIPSAYLESLPKNGKCCLGEILYRCITAQRFSPESLLDSLDLSSEHQTVDLANRIEAAVHVWRLKEKKKRAHHVSAGRSTWGGKVKGLVSDMGKSQLLAQRAQTLLQTLRLRYPGLPQTLLDMNKIQYNKDVGQSILESYSRVMESLAFNIMARIDDLLYVDDATRQSLAADSKSVFGRGGLSGIPIQKPISPSPFSIQTTPYASPFATPSFLSSTPVTGSPKKTYPSLGKQDHLGLQDAKLEKLNQNSGDRVWSGNLSVRKDSGDAPERD